The window CCCAGCACCGCGACGGTCGGCATGAACAGCGAGAACCAGTACACGCTGTTCACCGTGGCCGTCAGCAGGTTGCGGTTGGCGTGGTCGAAGTCCAGCGCGGTGCGGGCCTCGCGGCGGAAGAGCTGCACGGTCAGCATCCCGGTGATGTTCTCGTTGAGCCGGGTGTTCACGATGGCCTGCTGGATGCGGGTGGCGCGGAAGGCGTCGCGCAGCTTGCCCCGGAAGAAGTTGGTGGCGAAAAACAGCACCGGCAGCACCGTGAAGCTGATCAGCGCGAGCTTCCAGTTCAGCCGCAGCATGAAGCCCGCGTACACCAGGATCAGGAGGCTGGAGGTGATCATGCTGACCAGCCCGCCCGTGATGAACTGGTTGATCGCGTCCACGTCGCTCGTCACGCGGGTGATCAGGCGGCCGACCGGGTTCTGGTCGAAGTAGGCCAGGTGCAGCCGCTGGAGCTTGCCGAACACGTCCGAGCGGATGTCGCGCAGCACGTTCTGCCCCAGGTAGCCGATGGCGAGGGTGGAGACATAGTTCAGGACGAACTCGATCACCCGCAGCCCCATGTAACCCAGCGCGGCGAGGGTCAGGCCCCGGTACAGCGTCTCGGCGTTCAGCCCGGGATTGCGCTCGAAGGGCGAGAGGTAGGCGTCGATGGCGTGGCGCAGGACCAGCGTGGGCAGCGGTGACAGCACGGCGAGCAGCAGCGCGACGACCACGGCGGTCAGGGCGAGTGCCCTGTACGGGCGCAGATAGCTCAGGATGCGCCGGGTGAGGTGGACATCGAAGCCCTTCTTGGCGGCGTCGAGGGGATCGGGGGCGGTCACTTCACGGCCTCCTGGGGCAGAACCTGGGCTTCGAGGTCGTCGGCCGCCACCTCCGCGTCACCGATGGGCTCGTCCTCGGCGTCGAGGTCGGAGGCGAGGCGCTGGAGGCGTTCGAGTTCGGCGTAATGGCCGCCCGCCGCGAGCAGTTCCTCGTGGGTGCCCTGCTCGGTCACGCGCCCCTCCTCCAGCACTACGATCCGGTCGGAGTGACGCAGGCTGCTGACCCGGTGGGCGATCAGGATGACGGTGCGGCCCCGGGCGACCTCCCGCAAGCCGTCGAGGATGCGCCGCTCGGTCTCGGTGTCCACCGCCGAGAGGCTGTCGTCCAGGATCAGGATCGCCGGGTTGCGGACGATGGCACGGGCGATGGCCGTGCGCTGCCGCTGACCGCCCGAGAGGGTCACGCCGCGCTCGCCCAGCATGGTGTCGTAGCCCAGCGGGAAGCCCTCCACGTCGCCCGCCAGCCCGGCCAGCCGCGCGGCCTCGTGGACCCGGGCGAGGTCGGGCTGCTGCGGCAGCTCGGGCGGCGCGGGCACCTTTGCCACGTTCACGCCGGTCGGGATGGCAGGAAGGTCCTGCCCCTCCAGCCCGAAGGCGATGTTGTTGGCGATCGTGTCGCTGAAGAGGAAGGGTTCCTGCGGCACCACGGAGACGTGTTCACGCAGCACCCGCAGCGGGATGACCCGCACGTCGTGCCCGTCCACCCGCACCACACCGCTCGTGGGGTCCATGCTGCGGGTGATGAGCGCTGCGAGGGAAGTCTTGCCGCTCCCGGTGGGGCCAGTGATCCCCAGGAACGTCCCGGCGGGGATATGCAGGTTCACCCGGTCGAGGACCGTGAAGTCGCCGTAGCGCAGGCTGACGTTGTCGAAGGTCACGTCGCCACGCAGGGTGCGGATGGAGGGGTCGGTGCGGCCCCGCTCGTCGTGGACCTGGGGCCGGGCGTCGAGCAGTTCGCGCAGCCGTCCCCAGGAGGAGAGACCGCGCTGGGTCACCCCGGTGATCCACCCCACCATCAGCATCGGCCAGGCGAGGCGGTCGAGCGTGCCCACGAACTGCACGAACTTGCCCACCGTGAAGTTCGCGCCCCCCTGCGGGAATAGGATCAGCCGCCCGCCCACGAGCAGGATCAGCCCGAAGGTCAGCCCGATGAGCAGGCTCATGAAGCCCCGCAGCGGCCCGTCCACCTTCGTCAGCGCGATGTTGCGCCGCAGCAGCTCCAGGTTCATCGCCCGGTAGTCGGCGATCTCGCGGTCCTCGATGGCGTAGCCCTTCACCACCCGCGCGCCGCTGAAGTTTTCCTGCGCCTTCCCGGCAATCAGGCTGTTCTGCTCCTGCACCCGGGTGTAGCGCTGGTTGATCAGCCGCGCGAGGTAATACAGCAGGCCCACGATGAACGGC is drawn from Deinococcus aerius and contains these coding sequences:
- a CDS encoding ABC transporter ATP-binding protein, with protein sequence MHRRQYLIGIVAVVIANSVNLLPYYYIRLTIDGLTRATDASPNTVGVTLAQVGLYALGIVLAAATAGALMLLMRRQIIIASRQTEYEIRRDIYMNLQTLDKAYYDRSRTGDIMNRLTGDLSAVREMLGFGSWQIVNIVSAFLTSFTVLFGLSWQLTLIVIAVLPFIVGLLYYLARLINQRYTRVQEQNSLIAGKAQENFSGARVVKGYAIEDREIADYRAMNLELLRRNIALTKVDGPLRGFMSLLIGLTFGLILLVGGRLILFPQGGANFTVGKFVQFVGTLDRLAWPMLMVGWITGVTQRGLSSWGRLRELLDARPQVHDERGRTDPSIRTLRGDVTFDNVSLRYGDFTVLDRVNLHIPAGTFLGITGPTGSGKTSLAALITRSMDPTSGVVRVDGHDVRVIPLRVLREHVSVVPQEPFLFSDTIANNIAFGLEGQDLPAIPTGVNVAKVPAPPELPQQPDLARVHEAARLAGLAGDVEGFPLGYDTMLGERGVTLSGGQRQRTAIARAIVRNPAILILDDSLSAVDTETERRILDGLREVARGRTVILIAHRVSSLRHSDRIVVLEEGRVTEQGTHEELLAAGGHYAELERLQRLASDLDAEDEPIGDAEVAADDLEAQVLPQEAVK